A window from Camelus dromedarius isolate mCamDro1 chromosome 9, mCamDro1.pat, whole genome shotgun sequence encodes these proteins:
- the LOC105088035 gene encoding protein FAM187B: MKKLPGGSLQLTNPQPSQTGLYHCQDNNSAFVVEYEVDFQDVTALHITHRDLGQKPLENGTLSLGGKELIFTHWEPWQDCNRCGGPGERKRLGYCYIEEPLEAPMPCWLYLGAEKVQYSRMRPELQVEACLTPCDHIKEINQPYFVFDIPQLGKLTNTMWLTCPLASIYR, from the coding sequence ATGAAGAAACTGCCCGGGGGCAGCCTCCAGCTGACCAACCCCCAGCCCTCCCAGACAGGCCTCTATCACTGCCAGGACAACAACAGTGCCTTCGTGGTGGAGTATGAGGTTGATTTCCAAGATGTCACCGCTCTGCATATTACCCACAGAGACCTGGGCCAAAAGCCCCTGGAGAATGGGACCCTGAGTCTGGGTGGCAAGGAGCTCATCTTCACCCACTGGGAGCCCTGGCAGGACTGTAACCGCTGTGGGGGACCAGGTGAGCGCAAACGCCTGGGGTACTGCTACATAGAGGAGCCTCTGGAAGCACCCATGCCCTGCTGGCTCTATCTGGGGGCAGAGAAGGTGCAGTACAGCCGCATGCGGCCTGAGCTGCAGGTGGAAGCCTGCCTCACACCCTGCGACCACATCAAGGAAATCAACCAGCCATACTTCGTCTTCGACATTCCCCAGCTGGGCAAGTTGACCAACACCATGTGGCTCACCTGCCCCTTGGCCTCCATCTACAGGTGA